The following proteins are co-located in the Helicobacter acinonychis genome:
- the mqnP gene encoding menaquinone biosynthesis prenyltransferase MqnP, whose amino-acid sequence MEHTIFSSMFLLMAMVISSYQKNQTLFFGLETLILCFLALLGARNFAMGFNRLVDRDIDKDNPRTKNRPSVDGRISVKGMVVFSALNALLFVGVSYFINLLAFKLSLPFLIILGGYSYFKRFSSLAHFIVGLALGLAPIAGSVAVLGAIPLWNVFLALGVMLWVAGFDLLYSLQDMEFDKERGLFSIPSQLGEKWCLNLSRLSHLVALACWLFFVKCYNGGLFAYLGLGVSALILLYEQILVARDYKNIPKAFFVSNGYLGVVFFIFIVLDVGFKHA is encoded by the coding sequence TTGGAGCATACGATATTTTCTAGCATGTTTTTACTCATGGCTATGGTAATAAGCTCCTATCAAAAAAATCAAACGCTCTTTTTTGGGTTAGAAACCTTAATCCTTTGTTTTTTAGCCTTACTAGGGGCAAGAAATTTCGCTATGGGGTTTAACCGCTTAGTGGATAGAGACATTGATAAGGATAACCCAAGGACGAAAAATCGTCCGAGCGTAGATGGTAGGATTAGCGTTAAGGGCATGGTGGTTTTTAGCGCTTTAAACGCCCTTTTATTTGTTGGGGTGAGCTATTTCATTAACCTTTTAGCGTTCAAGCTTTCCCTGCCTTTTTTAATCATTTTAGGGGGGTATTCGTATTTCAAGCGCTTTTCTTCTTTGGCGCATTTTATCGTGGGTTTGGCTTTAGGTTTGGCCCCCATTGCTGGGAGTGTGGCGGTTTTAGGAGCGATCCCTTTATGGAATGTTTTTTTGGCTCTTGGGGTGATGCTATGGGTGGCGGGGTTTGATTTGCTCTATTCTTTACAAGATATGGAGTTTGATAAAGAAAGGGGCTTGTTTTCCATTCCTAGCCAATTAGGGGAAAAATGGTGCTTGAATCTCTCAAGGCTTTCACACCTTGTAGCGCTTGCATGCTGGCTTTTTTTTGTAAAGTGTTATAATGGGGGGCTTTTTGCGTATTTAGGTTTAGGGGTTTCAGCCTTGATTTTACTCTATGAGCAAATCTTAGTGGCTAGAGACTATAAAAACATTCCTAAAGCTTTTTTTGTGAGCAATGGCTATTTGGGGGTGGTGTTTTTTATTTTTATTGTCCTTGATGTGGGGTTCAAACATGCATGA
- a CDS encoding ComEC/Rec2 family competence protein has protein sequence MKDKTFQGAFDILSSPKEYLWCGVVLSLLFVINLYAEYLNYQKLDFSKPTSLDAQILLQYPKTNNQKSYFVLKLQSKGMIFYTTIKEPLKNLQYRHAHFFGKIKPCSFLESLKSCFFQTYSFSLTRKQDFKSHLRNLIDSVHENALVGNLYRALFIGDSLNKDLRDKANTLGINHLLAISGFHLGVLSASVYFLFSLFYTPLQKRYFPYRNAFYDIGVLVWVFMLGYLVLLDFLPSFFRAFLMGLLGFLACFFGARILNFKLLILACCIAIALLPKLLFSVGFLLSVCGVWYIFLFLKHAKVFFKNSSFLMRSFQAISLSVLVFSNMLIVVHAFFPMFSPYQLFSIPLGLIFIVFFPLSLFLHAVGLGSLLDQILSMPLEIPTISIFSPLWLLGVHFFLTILSVRFFKVYLSMNVLSMGFFLYCCYQYTIMPSLIVGG, from the coding sequence TTGAAAGATAAAACCTTTCAAGGGGCGTTTGATATTCTTTCAAGCCCCAAAGAATACTTATGGTGTGGGGTTGTTTTAAGCCTTTTGTTTGTCATTAACCTCTATGCAGAATACTTGAATTATCAAAAGCTTGATTTTTCAAAACCTACAAGCTTGGACGCTCAAATCTTATTGCAATACCCTAAGACAAACAATCAAAAATCCTATTTCGTTTTAAAGCTCCAATCTAAAGGCATGATTTTTTACACCACCATTAAAGAGCCTTTAAAAAACCTCCAATACCGCCATGCACATTTTTTTGGCAAGATCAAGCCTTGCTCGTTTTTAGAATCGTTAAAATCATGCTTTTTTCAAACCTATTCTTTTTCTTTAACACGAAAACAAGATTTTAAATCCCACTTACGCAACTTAATTGATAGCGTCCATGAAAACGCTTTAGTGGGCAATTTGTATCGAGCGCTTTTTATAGGGGATAGCTTGAATAAAGATTTAAGAGACAAAGCCAACACGCTAGGGATCAACCACTTATTAGCCATTAGCGGGTTTCATTTAGGGGTTTTGAGCGCGAGCGTTTATTTTCTTTTCTCTCTTTTTTATACTCCCTTACAAAAACGCTATTTCCCTTATAGGAACGCTTTTTATGATATAGGGGTTTTGGTTTGGGTTTTTATGCTAGGGTATTTAGTGCTATTAGATTTTTTACCCTCTTTTTTTAGGGCGTTTTTAATGGGCTTACTAGGGTTTTTGGCATGCTTTTTTGGGGCAAGGATTTTAAATTTTAAACTTTTGATTTTAGCGTGTTGTATCGCTATTGCCCTGCTTCCTAAATTGCTTTTTAGCGTGGGGTTTTTGCTTTCTGTTTGTGGGGTGTGGTATATCTTTTTATTTTTAAAACATGCCAAAGTTTTTTTTAAAAACTCTTCTTTTTTGATGCGATCGTTTCAAGCCATAAGCTTGAGCGTGTTGGTGTTTTCAAACATGCTCATTGTTGTGCATGCCTTTTTCCCTATGTTTTCGCCCTACCAACTTTTTAGCATTCCTTTAGGTTTGATTTTTATCGTGTTTTTCCCTTTGAGTTTGTTTTTGCATGCTGTAGGTTTGGGGTCTTTATTGGATCAAATTTTAAGCATGCCTTTAGAAATCCCCACGATCTCTATTTTTTCGCCCTTATGGCTTTTGGGGGTGCATTTCTTTTTAACGATTTTGAGCGTGCGATTTTTTAAAGTTTATTTAAGCATGAATGTTTTAAGCATGGGCTTTTTCTTGTATTGTTGCTATCAATATACTATAATGCCTAGTTTAATTGTAGGGGGTTAA
- a CDS encoding replicative DNA helicase gives MNSAEQLQRLLEIERIVLSGIVFANHKIEEIHSVLEPSDFYYPPHRLFFEIAFKLHEENYPVDENFIRQKMPKDKQINEEDLVAIFAASPIDNIEAYVEEIKNASIKRKLLALANTLREQSLENSQKSSDILNAIEREVYTLLNGSTIEGFRDIQEVLASTMNIITENQKKGSLEVTGIPTGFAQLDNYTSGFNKGSLVIIGARPSMGKTSLMMNMVLSALNDDKGVAVFSLEMSAEQLALRALSGLTSINMHDLESGRLDDDQWENLAKCFDDISRKKLFFYDKSYLRINQVRLQLRKLKSQHKELGIAFIDYLQLMSGSKANTERHEQIAEISRELKTLARELEIPIIALVQLNRSLENRDDKRPILSDIKDSGGIEQDADIVLFLYRGYIYQMRAEDNKIDKLKKEGKIEEAQELRLKVNEERRIHKQNGSIEEAEIIVAKNRNGATGTVYTRFNAPFTRYEDMPIDSHLEEGQETKFEIPIT, from the coding sequence ATGAATAGTGCAGAACAATTGCAACGATTGCTAGAAATTGAAAGGATCGTGCTTTCAGGCATTGTGTTTGCGAATCATAAGATTGAAGAGATCCATAGCGTTTTAGAGCCTAGCGATTTTTACTATCCGCCCCATAGATTGTTTTTTGAAATCGCTTTTAAACTCCATGAAGAAAATTACCCTGTTGATGAGAATTTTATCCGCCAAAAAATGCCTAAAGACAAGCAAATCAATGAAGAAGATCTAGTCGCTATTTTTGCTGCAAGCCCTATAGACAATATTGAAGCCTATGTGGAAGAGATTAAAAACGCCTCCATTAAACGAAAACTTCTTGCTTTAGCCAACACCCTTAGAGAGCAATCCCTAGAAAACTCGCAAAAATCTAGCGATATTTTAAACGCCATAGAGCGAGAAGTCTATACGCTTTTAAATGGCAGCACGATAGAGGGCTTTAGGGACATTCAAGAAGTGCTTGCAAGCACGATGAATATTATTACAGAAAACCAAAAAAAAGGGAGTTTAGAAGTTACCGGCATACCGACCGGCTTTGCCCAATTAGATAATTACACGAGTGGTTTTAATAAGGGGAGTTTAGTCATTATAGGTGCAAGGCCGTCTATGGGTAAGACTAGTTTGATGATGAACATGGTCTTATCTGCACTCAATGACGATAAAGGGGTAGCGGTTTTTAGCTTGGAAATGTCAGCGGAGCAACTCGCTTTAAGGGCGTTATCAGGTCTCACTTCCATTAACATGCATGATTTAGAGAGCGGGAGGCTTGATGATGATCAGTGGGAAAATTTAGCCAAATGTTTTGATGATATTTCTAGGAAAAAACTTTTCTTCTATGATAAAAGTTATTTAAGAATAAATCAAGTCCGCTTGCAGCTACGAAAGCTTAAATCCCAACACAAGGAATTAGGTATCGCTTTTATTGACTATTTGCAACTCATGTCAGGGAGCAAAGCCAATACAGAACGCCATGAGCAAATCGCTGAAATTTCAAGGGAGCTTAAAACTTTAGCCAGAGAATTGGAAATTCCTATTATAGCGTTAGTCCAGCTTAACCGCAGCCTAGAAAACAGAGACGATAAGCGCCCCATTCTTTCGGATATTAAAGACAGTGGGGGGATTGAACAAGATGCGGATATTGTCTTATTTTTGTATAGAGGCTATATCTATCAAATGAGGGCTGAAGACAACAAAATAGACAAGCTTAAAAAAGAAGGCAAGATTGAAGAGGCACAAGAGTTGCGTTTAAAGGTCAATGAAGAAAGGCGTATCCACAAACAAAATGGCAGCATTGAAGAGGCTGAAATCATTGTAGCTAAAAACAGGAATGGGGCTACAGGAACGGTATATACGCGCTTTAACGCTCCTTTCACGCGCTATGAAGACATGCCTATAGATTCTCATTTAGAAGAAGGGCAAGAAACTAAATTTGAAATACCCATAACTTGA